The nucleotide window GATCGCATCGGATCCGGCCATATCGCGGGATTGCGCGCGAAAATGCATGTATTTCCCCGTACTGCCCTTCACGGCGCACAGGTGAAAAGTTCTTTTCACGGCAGCGCCAATGCTTTATGCACCATGCGGGATCCGGGGATATGGCTGGCGACTCTGCTGACCGCGATCGGCGTCGTTATCGCTCCCGCCATCCAGCCTCCGTGGGTGCTGGCCCTTCTTGTGCTCTTCTTCTCGATGATCCTCTACATGATTCCGGGAACGCGCTACGTCTCCTTCGCCCTGATCGTGATCGCCTTCCTGTACGGCGCGGGGCTCCTGCCGCTGTTCGTCTTTGTCAGCACCCTCGCCATCCTGGTGGTGGGCGAGGTCGCGTTCCGGAGCCTGAAGGACAGGATCAACCCCTACGCCACCTTCCTGGCTGCCGCGTCGGGCAGCCTGCTCCTGGTCTGGCTCCATATCAAGGACGGCACCCCGCTGATCGCGCTGATGGGAATCCTGGTTGCCGTGATGCTGAAGTCCGCCCTGAAAGACCGCGAGGATACCCTGATGATCGAGGGGCTTGCGGTCGCGATGACGATGTACCTCTTCTACGAGATCAACTACCAGGTCACCCTCACCATCCTGCTGGCAGCCGTCCTGATCGCGTTCACATTCGGGTTCTTCTCCTACCGCACCCGGACCGCCGACATGAGCGGCCTCTTCTCCGGTGCGCTGGTGGGCACCATCCTGATCGTCTTCACCCAGGACATCCGCTGGTTCCTGATCATGCTCACCTTCTTTATCCTGGGCTCTGCCGCCACGCGCTACAAGTTCGATTACAAATCCTCCCTGGGCGTCGCAGAGTCCCACCGGGGCGTGCGGGGCTACCACAACGTCTTCGCCAACGGCATGGTCGCGGTCGCCGCCGCCGTTCTCTACGGAATCAGCGGGCATCCCATGTTCATCGCCCTCTTCATGGGGAGCGTGGCCACCGCCGCCGCGGACACGGTGGCCGGCGAGATCGGCATGACCGCCAGCAACCCCGTTCTCATTACCACGCTCGAACGGGTTCCGAAGGGAACGAACGGCGGTGTCACCCTCGTGGGAACCCTGGCAGCACTCGGCGCCTCGGTGATCGTGGTGGCCACGGGGTTCTTGATGGGCGTGATCGACCTTCCCATGATGCTGGTCTGCGGCGCAGCGGGGTTTTTGGGGACGCACGTGGACAGCGTCGTCGGGGCAACCCTGGAAAACAGGGGGGTGATCGGGAACATGGGCACCAACTTCATCGCCACGCTCTCCGGCGGGTTATTCTCGATGCTCTTCTTTGTCTTCTAGTCAGTACTTGTACCATCTCCCTTTCTCGTCGAACTCCCCCTGCATCGGCGGCTGCTCGCCCGCGTGATGCCGGAAGAGGCTGGCCTTGTAGGCGGTGAACAGGGTCACCATCAGGGTGAGGTAGGCGAGGGAGAGCAGTGCGGTGATCCAGATCCCTTCGGGCCCGATGAGAGCGAGGAGCTCCTGCGCCGTGAGGGACTGGGCTTCCGTTGCGCTCATCCCGAGCATCGGCTCCAGCTTCGGCATCAGGAGGAGGGTCCAGAGGAAGAGTACCGGGAACCCCGCCCCGATCAGGATCAGGATGCTGACGACCCAGAAAACGGCCACGGGAACCGCGTTCCGGAGCACGAACTCCACGCTGCGGCGGATGGAGTCGAATACCTTCCTCTCCTCGAATATGGCCGCTGTATCGTAGAAGAACGCGAAGAAGGCGATGGGTATCGTGACGCCCAGGCTGATGTACGAGATCGTTCCCAGTTCAGGGGGAATCCCGATCAGGATCAGTGGGATGAACACCAGGAACATGGTCGCAATGGAGGCAAAGACCACGACAAGCAGGGGCAGGAGGATCCGGAAGTAGTTGCGGGTCCCTTGGCTGAGGAATGTGGAGAGGCGGGCATCGTTCTCACGGATGACACCGTAAGCCCCTCCTATGAGGAGAGGCAGGACGATCAGCTGCAGGACCCAGAGGCGCTCGACGATGAATCTGTCCAGATAGAGCTGGGCCAGGAGATCCCCCGCGATCAGCAGTCCTGCGGCCAGACCGACCAGCCACAGCACCGGCAGTTTCGCGATGGTGCCCAGCGCATCCTTCAGCGGCTCGAGCACGCCGATCACCGGTTCCTGGGCATCGCCACGATCTCCCGCACCTGGAGATCGAAGAACGATGCCGTGTGCGAAGGTCTGATGACGCAGACCGTATCGGCACCGCTCATGGTGCCCCCGGCCGCGATCACCTCGTCCTGAACGCCGATCGCTCCCTGATCCGCCGCGATCAGGACGCACTCCACCGCCACCTTCAGCCCCACCGCGACGGTGCGCCGCAGCACCTCGGCGACGGCTTCGGTGCGGGAG belongs to Methanomicrobiales archaeon and includes:
- a CDS encoding DUF92 domain-containing protein → MRDPGIWLATLLTAIGVVIAPAIQPPWVLALLVLFFSMILYMIPGTRYVSFALIVIAFLYGAGLLPLFVFVSTLAILVVGEVAFRSLKDRINPYATFLAAASGSLLLVWLHIKDGTPLIALMGILVAVMLKSALKDREDTLMIEGLAVAMTMYLFYEINYQVTLTILLAAVLIAFTFGFFSYRTRTADMSGLFSGALVGTILIVFTQDIRWFLIMLTFFILGSAATRYKFDYKSSLGVAESHRGVRGYHNVFANGMVAVAAAVLYGISGHPMFIALFMGSVATAAADTVAGEIGMTASNPVLITTLERVPKGTNGGVTLVGTLAALGASVIVVATGFLMGVIDLPMMLVCGAAGFLGTHVDSVVGATLENRGVIGNMGTNFIATLSGGLFSMLFFVF